In the genome of Thermoproteus tenax Kra 1, the window CGCCGATGAGCGCAGTGGCGATTCCCGCGGTTGCCAGAGTCCAGAACATCGCGGTCCTCCGACCATAACGGTCGCCCAGCCACCCAAAGAATATCGCCCCGAGAGGCCTTGCGAAAAATCCCAGCGCAAACGTCAGAAAGACGTTGGCCAACTCCGTCACTGGGTTCTTCGATGGAAAGAACGCCGAGCCTATATATGATGCCGCAACTGCAAACAAAAACGTGTCGTACCACTCCAAGATCGTGCCGGAGACCACCCCTGCGACCAAGCCGAGACCTATCTTAGTTTCGGCCATAGTGTCGCCTTGAGTTGACCATATAAATCTAATTATAGTTATAGATACTTAGTTTAGCGCATCTCTTTTGAAAAGAATACATAGACTTCGCGCATGCGGCGTATCTGCGGCGAAGAGTCCATTGTTGGGGCGAGGTGCCCTGCGTCCGGCTCTTGAGCATATGGACACTTACCATATGAGTTGGCGCCGGGCTCAGGTCTAGCGATGGGGCAGGTAGCGCCGCGAGGAGCTCGTTGATACACCTTTTAATATACAGTTCTGATCTCCCGTGAACATCCTCGTCACCAACGACGATGGGATCTACTCGCCGGGCCTCAGGCTGTTGTACTCATTTGTCAAAGACTTAGGAAGAGTATATGTAGTAGCGCCGGAGACGCCCAAGTCGGCGTCGGGCTTGGGCATCACGCTCCACAAGCCTCTGAGAGTTTCGAGGATGGATCTTGAGGGCGTTACAGCTTATGCCACGTCGGGCACGCCGTCAGACACAGTCTATCTAGCCGCCTTGGAGATAATGGACAAAATAGACATAGTTTTGTCCGGCATAAATATCGGCGATAATACCTCCATCCAGGTGGTGCTCTCCTCCGGCACAATAGGCGCGGCCATGCAGGCAGCGCTGTTGGGCATCCCTGCCGCGGCCTTCTCCTTCGATATAACGGATCCTGAACAGTTCTGGGAGGATCCAGCGTTGATCTCGGCGGCCCGACATATCGCCAGAGCGTTGGTGAAGTTCGTGGAGGAGGAGGGCATGCCTCGCGGCGTAGACGTTATAAGCATAAACTTCCCTCGGCGGTTTAGACCGAACGTAGCAGTCAAGATAGTGCCAGCAGCCAAGGTGAAGTTCTCGCAGAAGGTCGACCGGAGGGTCGACCCCAGAGGATCGACGTACTACTGGCTCTATGGAGAAATGGTGAAGGCCGAGCCTGGCACCGACGTGTATGTGGTACACGAGGAGGGGAATATAGCGCTGACTCCGCTCACATTCAACATGAACGTCCTCGGGGAGAGGCCTCAAGTTGATACCAAGGGTCTGGAGAAGTTGGCCAAGGTCTTGAACAGCTCCATCGGCGCCCCCCAGTAGTCTCCGCAGGTCGACTTAAAAACACAGTTCGGGGCGGTACGTTATGGATCTGCCGATGTTGGCGTTGTGGTTCTACGCTGGGCTCTTCGCTGGCATACTTTCGACGGCCAGCGAGGAGGGCGGCTACGCCAATATAGTCCTCTTCCCGGTGTTGATATTTGCGGGCGAGAACCCCTTCGCTGTACTGCTCGGCTTCGCCATAGCCGCCGCTGTCGCTATAGTCTTAAACTTGATAGCATCGAGGAGAGCCATCCAAGGCCCCGTCTTTAGAATAAGCTCTTGGCCCTCCTTCCTTGGAGTGGTGGCGGGCTTCGCCGCCTTCCTCCTCTTGCCCTTCTCCATGATAAAGTACATAGTCGCGGCCGCCATGTTCGCCACCGCCGGCAAGCTCATAGTCGACGCCGTCTGGGGGAGGCGCGCGCTGCACACGGTCAATCCAGTGTTGCGCAGCGCCCTAAACTTCGCCGTCGGGTTCCTCGACGTGATAGTGGGCACTGCCGCTAGCTTCTCGCTGGCGCGCGCGTTCTTCAGAGAGCTTGAGGCGCTTCTGCCCGTCAGCAGAGTGGGCGAGGTGGCCTTGAGCGTTGAGCTGAAGCACAGGATCGTCTTAGGCGGCTTCCTGGCGGGCCTCGGCATATTTATAGGGCAGAGGATCGTCTCTTGCTCGGGCCATCGGCGGATTTTAAATATAGCTATGGGCATAGCCATTTTTGCGACCGGCCTCGTCTACGCCTTCTATTAGCAGTGAAAACTCTGCACCTTTGGATTACGATTTAAGGCTCCGCGTTCCCTTTTTACATGGAGCTCAAAAAGTATCTCACGTCCAAATACTTGTTGATACAGCCCTATCTGGACGTGAGGTGCTTCGGAGCTCCCAGAGAGCTCTGTAGCGATAGAAAAGCGGTGAGGTTGGAGCGTTACACGTATCTAACCAACTAGGCCCATCTAGCGGCCACATACAGCCCGTAGATGGCTGCGTAAATAAGGATTGGATATACAATGAGTCTTTCGACAATCGGCGGCTCTCCCAACGCTACGTAGGCCGCAAGGGAGATAAGCGTGATCGCGCCCATAAGGATGCCCAACATCCGTAGAGCCTTCGGCACGGGCGTGTAGGAGCCCAGGAAGGCCACTGCCAAGCCGCCGAAAAGAAAGGCGATTAGCGCTGAGATTGTGTGGAGGCCGTGGGGCGTGCCCTCGGGAAATAGGCCCACTCCCAGAGCTCCCACGCCGGCGAGCGCCAACGTGGACGTAGTGAGAGCCCTCCTCTGGGCGGCCCTACCAAGCCCGTACGCCGACGCGATAGTCAGCGCGCCCAGAGCCAGCGCCGAGGAGTTAAATATGGAGGAGACCGCCGGGCCTGCGAGGGATCTATTCCCCAAGTCGCTTATGTAGTTGGTCCACGCGCTGTAGCCCGGATATAGCGCACTTGCTATCTGGACGACCGCTATGAACTGGAGCGCGCCCAACGCCAAAAGTAGTCCGAAAACCTTTATTGGCATACGTCATTCTTTTCTCCACCTTTTAACAGTTGGGGCAGACGACCTCCTTCATTCCGGAGAGCCTTCCTCCGAGCTTGAGGTACCCCGTGGCGAGGGCCGCCGCAATGGACGCCGCGAATATATATAGATATACCGGAGCGCTTATGGACTCATAAAAGGCCACCGCCAAGAGCGCCGCGCCCGCGGCCGACAATATCTTGCCCCAGAATGGAGCTATCTTTACTGCGCCGATAGCCAACACTACCAACGAGGCTATGTAGTAGAAGGCGTCTAGGGCATAGGCGTACTCCATGGCGTTATAGGTCATGTCAATGGGCTGGACGTAGCCGCTGAGATATGAGGCAATGTAGGCGCCTGCGGCCGCGGCGGCCGCCAGCGCCGTGCTTAAGTAGATGGCCTTTGATGGCGCCTTGAAGCGGTTGGTCTCAGCCAAGCCCCTCGACATTAGACCGTCTCTGGCCATTCCGTAGAACATCCTGGCCGTTGCGTTCAAGGTGGCGAGGTAGCAGCTGAACACGCTGGTCATCACGGCTACGGCGAAGAGCGCCTCCCCCAGGGGGCCCAAGTACTGCCCCATCAGTCCGTATATCGGATTAACGCCCGACGAAGCTTGTTGCACGTAGTTGTTGATGGCTACGGCGCTGTAGCCCATATTGACGACTATGGAGTACGTCACAGCTACATACAACAGGCCCATGGCCAACGTGGCCGCGAGGGTCCCCCAGGGCACGTCCCTCTTGGGCTCCGAGGCCTCCTCGGCTATCTGCGTCGAGACCTCAAAGCCCATGAAGTAGGTGATAGAGAAGAGGAGACCTCCCGCTACGGCCCCCAACACTCCCAGAAGGCCGGTCTGAAAAGTGGCTTGAGGCGTGAATGGGAACGCCGAGAGGGCGCCTCTGTACTGATACAACGTCAGGCCCACGAACGAGAGAAGTATAGCCACCTCTATTGAGGTGAGGGCGGCCTCCGTCCTTATGCTGGGCCTTATCCCCAAGACCGCCGGTATCAACGCCAGGATCATAGGAAGGGGCACCAAGAAGATCGGGTTTACAGATACGCCGAAGGCCGCCTGGAGGCCCTGCGCAGTCAAATAGCCGAAGGCTATGGCCACTGAGCCGAGCCCCAGCGTGGCGCTGTAGAGCACTGTATACATCACTCCGTTAAGAAAGCCTGCCCACGGACCCAACGTGTTTGCCGCGTAGGCGTAGAAGCTGGCTGCGTGCGGATATCTCCTGGCCAACAAAAATACGGAGTAGACGATAGACATCACGCCCAGCGTGGTCAACAACATGGCCAGAGGCGCGGCGGCGCCGGCGAACTGCATTATAAAGGCGGCCCCGCCGGCTATGCTGTAGGCGGGCGCCTGCCCCGCGAGCGAGTTGAGTATGGCCCCCTTAATGCCCGTGGCCCTCCTTTCCAGCTCGCCCATATGGGGTTGGCGCTCTTACCTTAAATCTCTTGTTGAACGTTCAATAAGTTTCTTAAATGACTCCAAGAGCTCCATGGCCTTGGGGACGTCGCCTCTGTCTAGCACGATGTAGACCTCGTTGTTGTACCTTATGATATGTTCAGGGGCCAGTCCCACCGATCTCATCAACTGGACTATGAAGGTCACGATGCCGACAGGCGCCTTGGGCATAGTGATACGTATAAGCCCCTTATCCCCGCCCCCTCCCAACAGCCTCGATGGCGCCAACACGCGGACCCTCCAGCCCATCGCTGACGGCCACAAAGGGCTCGCCCGAGGCTACGAGCGCGTTCAGATCTCCCGGGGGCCCCTCCGCCACAGAGAAGCCGCTATATGCGGCCACGCTCATCTCGCCCAGATGCTCGAAAATCTCAGCGGTGGCTACGCCCTTCCCTCTAAGGCGCTCCAAAGACTTCACGATTGTGACTATCTTAGTCTCTCTGCCGACTGCGGCGTCCACCAAGGGCTTTATAGACCTGGCAACTGCAGAGAGGTTGGCGAGCCCCGACGATAAAACTACGCCGTAGAGCGGATTTCCCTCAACTATCCTTTTAACAGCCTCTTGTACTTTCATACAATTTTTATAATAAAAATTATTTCTTAAATTTTTTTCTCCATTTAATTATTAATATATATTAGTATATTGATAGTTATTATTTAATTACGTTGTGTCATGAATTGGACAAAAAATTTTTAATTTTGAAAAAACTGACCTCTATGCCCATAGGAGTTGTGGAGTACGCCTTGTCGGTCTTGTCGGGGGTCCTCGTAGGGTTCTCGTTGGGGCTGATCGGCGGCGGTGGCTCCATCTTGGCTGTGCCCCTCTTTTTATACTTCGTAGGTCTTTCGTCGTTGCCCGGCGCCGATCATATAGCCATAGGAACTACGGCCTTGGCTGTGGGCATAAACGCGTTTATAAACTCCTATATGCATCTGAAGAAGCGCAACATTGCCCCGAGGATCGGCGCTGTCTTCGCCGCGGTGGGACTAGTTGGGTCGCTGATAGGGGCCTACCTCGGCCACATAACGCCCGGCAAATCCCTCTTGACGTATTTCGCAATAGCGATGATAGTATTGGGCATATACGTCGCAGTGAGGCGGGAGGCCACAAAGGCTGGGACGCCCACTGAGGCCGATAGGCTACGGGAGGCGTTGGCCAAATGTCCCCGATTGACTCCCTCAACCATAGCCAAAGTCGCCGGCTTTGGATTCCTCGTCGGCCTCGTCAGCGGATACTTCGGCATAGGCGGAGGCTTCCTCATAGTGCCCAGCTTGATGTTCTCGGCGGGGCTCTGTATAACTAGGGCGATTGGCACGAGCCTAATAAGCGTCGGCACATTCGGCGTCGCCTCAGGTCTTGAATATTGGTACTATGGCGATGTGCTCCCCATAATAGCCGTCTTGTACGTGTTGGGAGGCGTCGCCGGGGGATACCTCGGCACGAGCTTGGCGGTGAAGGCGCCCAAGAGGACGCTCCGCATAGCCTACGGAGTTATAATAGTGTTGGTCGGCATCTATATGTTGTATAGGATATACGGATAAGGCGGCGCCCGCGGCATACCCCCGCTTCTGTTCGGTATCGGTCTAGCCCCCTACCTGGGCCTCGCCGCGGCCTCACAGGCCCTGCTTGGGGGCCGCGCCCCCGGCTGGTTTTTACCCCCGCCTTTCGGCGGCCCGCCGGGAGCCTCCGCGGGCGGGCGGGAGGTTCCAGAGGGCCGCCGTCTCCGGACGGCCCCCGTCCCCTCCGCGGGCGCATTATAATTTTTAAAGTCGGCTTAAAAGCCTATGCGCCGCGGCGGACGTCTGGGGTTGGTCTCGCTCATAGTGTCTCTGACGATCGCCGCCCGTTCAGTCAACTATATGGTCCAGAGCACAGTTCCGCCGTTTGCCCGAGAGCTGGGGCTGGGGCCCGCCGAAGTGGGCCTCTTGGCCGCGACGGGTGCCGCCGGCCAGCTCATAAGCACCGTCTTCTTAAACGTAGTCCTGGGGCCCGAGCAGAGGAGGAAGGCCTTCGTGCTCTCCGCCACGGCTGTGCCGTTCTTATTGGCGGCATTCGCCCTCTCGGGCCCTGTCTCTCTGTGGCCCGCCGTCTTCGCGGCGGGTCTGGTGTTCGGCATCATTATGCCCAACCTCATCAATCTGCCGTCGTTGAGCCCTCAGAGCGCGGAGCGCCTCCTGGCTATATATTCTCTCTCGCTCAGCATCAGCCTAGTGGTCGGGCCAGCCTATGAGACGGCCGTGTTGGCCAAATACAGCTACAGATATGTATTTCTATTCTTCCTACCGTTGGCCCTCCTCTTGGCGGTCCTCTCGCGCAAGGCGGCTTTCCCGCCGTCGAGGGCCGAGGGATCCCTCAAGAGGCTCTACGCGAGGGCGTTGTCCAGCGCGGGCTTCTTGTCTTCGGTGTTGTCTATAACAGCCTACAATGTACCCTTTATGGCGCTCGTGACATATCTGCCCATATACGCCTCTGAGCAGCTGGGCCTCCCGAATGCGTTGGCCTACTCGCTCTTCATCCCCTTCTTCTCCGTCTCTATGGCCACGCGCCTCTATATGTCGTTGCGGCCCGTGAGAGACCTCGTCAAGGCCTTCGTTGCTTCAGTCGCGCTCACGCTGGCCGGCCTCGTCTTGCTCTGGAGCTCGTCCTCCTACGCAACTATAGCGGCCGCCATGGCGCTCTTGGGAGTGCCCCATGGCTCCGTCTTTACTCTGTCCACAATAATGATCGCCCGCACCACTCCAGTCGAGGAAAGAAACGCGGTCAATTCTCTTTTCTCCTCCTACCTAGTGATCTTGGGGATAGCGGTGCCGCCCGCGCTGGGCGCGTTGGCCGAGGCCTGGGGGTTTAGATCTATGTGGCTCTCCCTTCTGCTTCCCACGGCTATCGCCTCGGGGGCCTTCCTGGCGCTGTTCGGCAGATCGGAGAGGCTGAGGCGCCCTACTTAATCAAGAGGCCGATTATGAGGCCGATTATAAAGGTCAGAGAGGAGAACGGTATCATGGACTTGAGAACCCCCAGCTTCTCAGCCGCTTGATACGCAGTATATCCCAAGCTCTGGAGAATACTGATGGCGGCCGAAGGGCTTAGGTAGCCCAAAGCCACCGCCAAGATCAATATTGCAAATAAGACTAGGGCCACGCCTATCAGCCTCCTGATGAGAACCCCTATCAAAAGCCCGAATATGAACGGCACCACCAACGCAAGTATCTCAGTTATAGTGAACATGCCCCATGATAGAAACTTAATTTTTATAGGTTTTCTCCGGAGCGTGATGAGATGTCCCTTTGGGCTCGGCTTGCCTGATACGCCACAGACTGACGCTCTGCCCTTTAGGCGCAGGCATATTTTCCGTGGCAGAGCTAGTGGAGATGCGGAGAGGCAAAGGCGGACGCCGCGCGGGGAATCAAACGCAAGATAGCCCTGGCAGGAGGCTCCCGCCGGAGCTCCTGCTCCACCCGGCGCCCAACCGCGGCCTCCCCCAATAGCTCTGGCGAGGGGCAACGGACGAGGCCACGCCAGGCGGGGAGCGCGGTCATGCGCCCCAGACTGAAGATTTTTAACCGCCATTCTCTTTACATTTGTGAGGCAGTTTCAGTGTCTGCCCGACTGCGCCCTCTGCTGTAGGGCCAGCCCGGTCACTGTCTTGCCCCACGAGGTGTACATACTGCAGTCTCTGGCGCGCGACTTAGGCGTCGTTGTAAAGTTCGCGCCCGCCTACAATGTAGCCGACGTCCAGAACGGCGTCAGGATAGCCCTCAGCTACCTCATGCTCTTGGACGATGAGGGGAAATGCCCCTTTTTGCGCGGAACCAAATGTCTAGTGCACGACCTCTACAAGCCTCTAACTTGTCGCTCCTTCCCCTATTTGCCCAAAGTGATAAGGTACGAGCTGGACCCCATAGCCAAAGAGGTGAGGATGGAGATAAATTTCGTCATGTCTACTCTCTGCCCAGTGGTGAGGAAAGACTTGAGCCCCGGCGACGTGGCAAAAATGGCGAACGTCAAAGTGGCGGTTGAGTACGCCCCCAGGGAGGTCGCCGTGGCTAAAGAGACTGTGGCAAAAAGGCTGTTTTACGCGCGCATACTCAGCGATCTGTGGCAGAAGGGATACGTTGAGCTAGACGATGGAAGCGCCTATCCCCACCTTCCTGTGGTGAACGGCTTTTCATATATCAGGAGGTTCCGGCCCGAGCTCACTCTGAAGGACCTAGCCTAGCGCTCGGGGTATAGCATCCTTAAAAATTCAGAAGACGTCTACCGAGTGCGTGTGTTTTTCGATGGCGGCATAGTGTTGGAGGGAAGGGGGTTCAGGATCATCGTAGATCCCTTCAAGCCGCACGACTTCAGAACGTTCGACCTCGTCTTAGTCACCCACGGGCACAGCGACCACGTGACTAGGCACATCAAACGGGCGCGCGTCGCTCTGACGAAGGAGACCATGGCCGTTCTGTTAACTAGATACGGCGTTAGGCCCTTGGAATTACATATTGTGAGGCCAGGCGACGTTCTGGACTTCGGCAAGTTCCGTGTGGCCGTCTACAACGCAGGTCACGTGATGGGCAGCGTTATGTACGTAGTTGAATCGGCCGAGGGCACCGTGGGGTTTACCGGCGATTTCAATGTGTATGGGAGCAACGTGGTGGACGGAGCAGACCAGATCGAGGCCGATGTGTTGGTGATGGAGGCCACATACGGCTCGCGGCACTATGTCTTCCCCCCGAGGGAGAAGATCTATAGGGAGCTGTTGGAGCTGGCTGAGAAGAAGGACGTCCTCCTCGCCATAAGGGCCGGCCCCCTCGGCAAGGGCCAGGAGTTGGCCAAGCTCCTGCCCCATGATAGGCTCTATCTGGAGCCCAAGATAGCGGAGCTCAACAGAGCTCTGGGAGTGCGCGGAGGCCGGGAATATAGGCCGAGGGCCGTCGGCCCCGGCGACGTGGTCTTGTTGGGCCTCACATCGCGACCGCCTCTGGGGGCTACGTTGGTGGAGCTCAGCGGCCACTTCGCTGTGCATAAACCGCAAGACGGCTTGGGCCTTCCTCTGAGCAACCACTCGGACTTCCCCGGGCTTCTGGAGATGGCGCTCAGGAGCAGAGCCAAGAGGATCTATACAGTCTACGGCCACGCCGCTGAGCTCGCCAAGTGGCTCAACAGACTTGGCGTAAGGGCCTCGACGATACCCCCGAAAGGGCAGATGGAGCTGACCCAGTGGCTCTAGTCGGGAACCTCCACGTATTTCTCGAGGGTCTCTGCGACGTGCGCGAGCCCCAGCCTCTTCAAAGTGCTCCTCCTCGGCACTCCGTTCTGGCCCCAGCCCCTCAAGTCGTAATAGTGGCTCAAGAGCTCGTTGTATTTGTCGTAGTCTAAGTGTGCGCCCTTCAGCGGGCCCTTCGTGAGAGGCCTCTTGAACCACTTGGGGGGCGGCACATCCAATTCCCGGCTCCAGTAGCCGTACTCCCTTATCCAGAACGCCCTTATCAGCGCGTATATTCTGTCGCCGACCTCGTTGAAGTAGTCGGGGGTCGCGTCGATACCTGTCGCCGCCTTGAAGAGCTTGGGATACCAGTCTAAAGACAAGCCCACCTCGACCCAGGGCAGACGGCATGCCACGAACGCCTCGAACCAACCGCCTCTAATCCTCTGTAGCTCTATCACTTTTGCGGCCTTTTCCCTCGTATATCCGAGGCGGTCCGTCTTGACCTCCCACGAGATGACCCATGCGTCCTTGTGATGGGGGCCTATGGGCGAGGTGGCGTAGGCAAGCGCCATGGCGGGAGCTGCGTGGCAGTCGTACCCGCTCACCTCGAGGCCCTTGACTTGCACCGCCAGCTCCTCTGCGCCCTTTCCCAACCTCTGCGAGGCTCTCATGGTGCCCTCGGCGAGGAGATCTCCGAAGCCCCTCCTGAGAGCTATGTCGATGGCCAGCTCGCGGGCGGCCTTGTAATCGCCCCACTCTATCTTGTAGCCGAACTCCTTCGTCAAACCCCTCTCGCTTGCCTCCATGGCGAAGCCGAGAGTGTTGCCGAGAGATATAGTGTCCATGCCCATTAAGTCCGCCACGCGGTTCAGCTCGGCGACCTTCGACAAATCTCCGATGCCCAAGTTGGAGCCCAACAGAGCTATGTTCTCGTAGTCGACCTCAGCGGTGCCCTCCTCGGAGGGTACCCAATGTCCGCAGGGCATGAAACATAGAGGGCACGACTTGAGGTCGACCTCCATTTTCTCCACCATGGCCCCTCCTATTTTCTCAAACTCGTCGAACTGGCCCTCCGAGAAGTTATATGTTGGGAGAACGCTGGCCTCCTGCGCCCATTCAACTGTAGATGTAGTGCCTTGCTTCATCCAGAAGCTGTAGCCGGGCATCTTCCTCCCTTGTTCAACGGCCTCTATACCTATTTTGTTTATCGCCTTATCGGCCACGGGTATCTCGCCCTTGCCCTTGACCACCACCGCCTTTAAGTTCTTGGAACCCATCACGGCGCCCATTCCCGGCCTGCCTCCGGCCCTCCCCCTCTGGGCCACGACCACAGCGTATTTAACAAGCCTCTCGCCCGCCGGCCCTATGGTCAAGACGCCGGCGTCCCTTCCGTGTATCTTCTGTAGTTTGTCCTCGGTGGCCCACGTGTTGAGCCCCCACAAGTCGCTGGCGTCGTGGAACTCTACTCCCCTCTCATCTATATAGAGATATGTAGGTTTATTCGCCCTACCTTCTACAACTATAGCGTCGTAGCCGGCCCTCCTCATATAGACTCCGGCCCAGGCCCCTATGTTGCCATCGCCGTATCCGCCGGTGATTGGCGATTTGGCGGCGACAACCAACTTGCCCGTATTGACGTTTGTCAAACCTGTCAACGGCCCGGCGGCAAATATGAGTTTGTTGTGCGGCGAGAGCGGATCTGTGCCTGGGGGAAGCTCGTCCCACAATATCTTTATCGCAAGCCCCCTCCCCCCTATGAAGTCCCTCGCAATAGAGGCGTCCAGCTCTTGTACGACGAACTTCCTTCTAGTGAGGTCCACTCTGAGGATCCTCCCTTGCCATCCAGGCATGGATTGCTTATCAATTCTTATATATCACTTTTATCTTCGGCGCGTAGCGCGTTTCGGAGATATAGCTTTTAAATTGACGATGCCCCCCCGCGCAATGATAGTGTCGATAACTCCTGAGCTTGCTCTAGACGGAAGCAAGAACTACGCGGGAGGTCTCGGCGTCTTGGAGGGCGACAAGTTCTATGCGGCGGCCAGACTCGGAGTGCCCTATACTGTGATAACTCTGTTATACGACAGAGGGTATGTGGAATATACAGAGCAGAATGGACAGCTGGAGCCCACAGAGGAGGATCAGTCCAACTTTATCAAGCGGCTGGAGCTCTTTAGGACCTGTTGGACCACTGTGGGAGGCGAGGAGGTCGAGGTGGCCTTCTATCTCTACCGTTTGAATACGGCCACCGCAGTCTTCGTGAAGCCTCTAAGGCCGGCCTGGGCCGCCCAAGCCACAGAGCGGCTCTATATTGAGCGCACAGAGCTGGAGAGGTTCAGAAAGTATATCATCTTGGCGAAGGCCGCCTTGCGCTATATTGAGAAGTTCATAGGGTGGGACAGAGTCAAGTACGTGGATCTCCAGGAGGCCTACACGGCGCTTGTTCCCCTCCTCAAACCCGATCCTAGGTACCGCCTCGTCGTCCACACGCCTGCTCCGTGGGGACATCCGACTTTTCCGTCCCGGTTCTTCAGACAAGAGCTGGGCTTCGATTTAGCCATGAACCCCGTTGTGCTCACCGAATTGGGCTTGGCCGCGTCCTCGGAGGGGGTGGTAGTCTCCAAAAAGATGGTCCACTTCGCCGCGCGTACGTTCCCGCACCACGCACACAAAATCAAGGCCGTGACCAACGCTGTCGAGATACCCAGGTGGCAACACCCCGCCGTAGCGGACGTCAAAGGCCCCGAGGAGCTCAAGGCTGCTAGGGCGAGGGTCAAGGAAGAGGCTCTGAGGGCTCTGGGCGTTCGCACGGATAGGCCCGTTATAGTCTGGGCCAGGAGGTTGACCAGCTACAAGAGGCCGCACTATATGGTGCAATTGATCGAGGAGGTGAACACAGATCTCTTCTTCATCTTGGGCGGCAGAGCCCATCCCAACGACGAGTACGGAAGGAGGATTATGGCCGAGTTCAAGAGGCTCGCCGCCACTAGGCCGAACGTTTTGTATATCCCGAGCCTCTATGTGGAGGACATGAGAAAGATCATATGGGCGGCCGACATTTTCACCTTCACGCCGTTCTCCGGGTGGGAGGCCTCGGGCACCTCGTTCATGAAGGCCGGGATCAACGGAGTACCCTCAGTGGCCTCGCGAGATGGAGCAGTCGTCGAAGTGGTCAGAGACAGATATAACGGGTGGCTCTTCGGCGAGGATAGAACCGAGCTTGTGTCGCCCGATACCCCCGATATAGATGAGCGCGAATATGCCGAGTTTAAACAGAAGGTCAATGAGGCCTTGGACGCCCTCGCGGATGGATCCTATTGGGAAGTGGCCTTCAACGCCTACAAGACCTTCAGAGAGTACTACTCCATGGAGAGGCTGTTTAAGGAAT includes:
- a CDS encoding glycogen/starch/alpha-glucan phosphorylase; translated protein: MIVSITPELALDGSKNYAGGLGVLEGDKFYAAARLGVPYTVITLLYDRGYVEYTEQNGQLEPTEEDQSNFIKRLELFRTCWTTVGGEEVEVAFYLYRLNTATAVFVKPLRPAWAAQATERLYIERTELERFRKYIILAKAALRYIEKFIGWDRVKYVDLQEAYTALVPLLKPDPRYRLVVHTPAPWGHPTFPSRFFRQELGFDLAMNPVVLTELGLAASSEGVVVSKKMVHFAARTFPHHAHKIKAVTNAVEIPRWQHPAVADVKGPEELKAARARVKEEALRALGVRTDRPVIVWARRLTSYKRPHYMVQLIEEVNTDLFFILGGRAHPNDEYGRRIMAEFKRLAATRPNVLYIPSLYVEDMRKIIWAADIFTFTPFSGWEASGTSFMKAGINGVPSVASRDGAVVEVVRDRYNGWLFGEDRTELVSPDTPDIDEREYAEFKQKVNEALDALADGSYWEVAFNAYKTFREYYSMERLFKEYGYL